A stretch of Miscanthus floridulus cultivar M001 chromosome 13, ASM1932011v1, whole genome shotgun sequence DNA encodes these proteins:
- the LOC136501760 gene encoding DNA polymerase epsilon subunit B-like encodes MAAPSAATRRKLQRKFRLRGFTLKVDALEEAAAFLDRFPDAEDDALDLLLDELDKEPLQSSILDRDAVRRVVALLVEAEEALDAASPAVTSARSALRVVDAFLVPRFHYDPIKKVFYEHTGRLAVHGEAGDKASLYRDRYQVLLQRLSRDKYFSKPAFDTVATEDSSCEITSIQSLIGCTGRRWIMGVISQLEERQFYLEDLTGAVPIDLSNAKITSGFFVENTVIVAEGELLSNGIFQVNTCGFPPLEDREASVSLLMGLDFFGGGVIPTEEALRLSSLEKKAVNDMFVILSDVWLDNPETMEKLAVVLDGYDSVEVVPSLFVLMGNFCSRPCNLAFNSFEELRFQFGKLGEMIAARSRLKEHSRFLFVPGPDDAGPSKALPRCALPKYVIEELQKHIPNAIFVSNPCRVKFYTQEIVFFRQDLLYRMRRSCLIPPTTEETSDPFEHLVATITHQSHLCPLPLTVQPIIWNYDHCLRLYPTPHTIVLGDKSEQKAFKYTGITCFNPGSFANDSTFAAYRPCTKEVELSVLEG; translated from the exons ATGGCGGCGCCGTCGGCGGCCACGCGCAGGAAACTGCAGCGCAAGTTCCGCCTGCGAGGCTTCACCCTCAAGGTGGACGCCCTCGAGGAGGCCGCCGCCTTCCTTGACCGCTTTCCCGACGCCGAGGACGACGCGCTCGACCTCCTCCTCGACGAGCTCGACAAGGAACCGC TGCAGTCGTCGATACTGGATCGGGACGCGGTCCGGCGCGTGGTGGCGCTGCTGGTCGAGGCTGAGGAGGCGCTCGATGCGGCGTCGCCAGCGGTCACAAGCGCAAGGTCTGCGCTGCGGGTGGTGGACGCGTTCCTCGTGCCGCGGTTCCACTACGACCCAATCAAGAAAGTGTTTTACGA GCACACAGGCAGATTAGCTGTCCATGGAGAAGCTGGAGATAAAGCTTCCCTTTATAGGGATAGGTATCAAGTGCTGCTTCAGAGGTTGTCTCGTGACAAATATTTCTCTAAGCCAGCTTTTGACACAGTTGCGACCGAAGATAGTAGTTGTGAG ATAACTTCTATACAGTCGCTAATTGGGTGCACTGGACGGAGATGGATTATGGGGGTCATTTCGCAGTTGGAGGAGCGACAGTTCTACTTGGAGGATCTTACTGGAGCAGTTCCAATTGACTTATCAAACGC CAAAATCACGTCAGGTTTTTTCGTTGAAAATACTGTAATCGTAGCCGAAGGTGAGCTACTTTCCAATGGCATTTTCCAG GTAAATACATGTGGATTTCCTCCCCTGGAGGACAGGGAAGCGTCCGTTTCATTGCTCATGGGTCTTGATTTCTTTGGGGGAGGTGTAATACCAACTGAAGAAGCA CTAAGATTATCATCACTGGAGAAAAAGGCCGTGAATGATATGTTTGTCATTCTTTCGGATGTTTGGCTGGACAACCCTGAG ACTATGGAGAAGTTGGCTGTTGTtcttgatggttatgatagtgtGGAAGTTGTGCCTTCCCTCTTTGTTTTAATGGGCAATTTCTGCTCTCGCCCTTGCAATCTAGCGTTCAATTCATTTGAAGAACTCAG ATTTCAGTTTGGAAAGCTTGGCGAGATGATTGCAGCTCGATCTAGATTAAAGGAACATAGTCGTTTCTTATTCGTTCCTGGACCTGATGATGCAG GTCCTTCTAAAGCTCTGCCAAGGTGTGCACTTCCAAAATATGTAATTGAAGAACTTCAGAAGCACATACCAAATGCAATCTTTGTAAGCAACCCTTGCAG GGTGAAGTTTTATACACAAGAAATTGTGTTTTTCCGGCAAGATCTCCTTTATAGGATGCGGCGGTCATGTCTCATTCCACCAACAACGGAAGAAACAAGTGACCCTTTTGAACAC CTGGTAGCAACTATCACCCATCAGAGCCATCTTTGTCCGTTGCCTCTTACTGTTCAACCTATCATATGGAATTATGATCATTGCCTTCGGTTGTATCCAACTCCTCACACG ATTGTATTGGGTGACAAAAGCGAGCAGAAAGCCTTCAAATATACTGGGATCACTTGCTTTAATCCAGGTTCGTTTGCGAATGACAGCACCTTCGCAGCATACCGTCCTTGCACCAAAGAGGTTGAGCTTTCTGTGCTGGAAGGCTAA